The following coding sequences are from one Arthrobacter crystallopoietes window:
- a CDS encoding phosphotransferase family protein — protein MGEASTGPIPGLDLDRFSTWLQSQHPELGKPSSATALTGGRSNLTFALDCGENQLVLRRPPLGHVMETAHDMSREFTVQQALQQAGFPVPRMHFMEDDRDGKSGVGTQFYVMDKVGGQPFDSLDDNRGFTPDQLHQLSLKMARTLAKLHNVRPDTVGLEQFGRPEGYLERQVRRWTKQLAASSSRELPELEELSRRLTPVPEPSGASIVHGDYKLNNALVRVNGDRLEVAAILDWEMSTLGDPLTDLALFGLYWQMRYLDPVTADVFESSVDYSAGYPAFDELVEAYAAERAIAVPDLTWHLAFAAFKTAVITESIHYRHLSGGTVGEGFARIGEMTLPLARAGHRFLDGKSAVIQPAERI, from the coding sequence GTGGGTGAAGCTTCTACCGGACCGATACCCGGATTGGATCTGGACCGATTCTCTACCTGGCTGCAGAGTCAGCATCCCGAACTGGGTAAACCCAGCTCCGCAACCGCGCTGACCGGCGGCCGAAGCAACCTGACTTTCGCTTTGGATTGCGGCGAGAATCAGCTTGTTCTGCGGCGTCCCCCCTTGGGACATGTCATGGAGACGGCCCACGACATGTCGCGGGAATTCACTGTCCAGCAGGCACTGCAACAGGCCGGATTCCCGGTACCTCGGATGCACTTCATGGAAGACGATCGCGATGGCAAATCCGGCGTCGGGACACAGTTCTATGTCATGGACAAAGTAGGGGGCCAGCCCTTTGACAGCCTCGATGACAACCGCGGCTTCACGCCGGATCAGCTCCACCAATTGAGCCTTAAAATGGCAAGGACTCTAGCTAAATTACATAACGTGCGGCCTGACACCGTCGGTTTGGAGCAGTTCGGTCGTCCGGAGGGCTACCTCGAGCGGCAGGTGCGTCGCTGGACCAAGCAGCTCGCAGCTTCCAGCAGCCGGGAGCTGCCGGAGCTGGAGGAACTCTCCCGAAGGCTGACACCAGTGCCGGAACCGTCCGGGGCATCAATTGTCCATGGCGATTACAAGCTCAATAATGCCTTGGTCCGCGTTAACGGCGACCGGTTGGAAGTAGCCGCCATACTCGATTGGGAGATGTCAACGCTGGGTGATCCGTTGACCGACCTCGCCTTGTTTGGCCTCTACTGGCAGATGCGGTATCTGGATCCGGTCACCGCGGATGTGTTCGAATCGTCAGTCGATTACAGTGCCGGCTACCCGGCCTTCGACGAGTTGGTTGAGGCGTATGCGGCTGAGCGTGCCATTGCGGTACCCGACCTGACCTGGCACCTGGCATTTGCCGCATTCAAGACGGCTGTAATCACCGAAAGTATTCACTACCGCCATCTCAGCGGGGGAACGGTAGGCGAGGGCTTTGCACGAATTGGGGAAATGACCCTGCCGCTGGCCCGAGCCGGTCACCGCTTCCTGGATGGAAAGTCCGCAGTAATCCAGCCCGCCGAAAGGATCTGA
- a CDS encoding acyl-CoA dehydrogenase family protein, with protein sequence MHFEFDQTTQEYLTRVQDFLDAEIYPAEAELDRQLAEDPQRWERQPVLRQLQESARSRGLWNLFLTGDGGAGLTNLQYAPLAELSGRSPKLAPAAMNCNAPDSGNMELLRDFGTAEQKEKWLKPLLDGRIRSTFCMTEPEVASSDATNVTTSIERDGNEYVINGRKWWSSGAMSAEAKIFILMGKTDPQAERHRQQSMILIPRETPGVKIERALSVFGYDDRDHGGHAEISFTNVRVPAANIIKGEGEGFAIAQARLGPGRIHHCMRVLGMAERTLEIMTKRAREREAFGHPLAKQGVVRQWVAESRITIESLRLLVLKTAWLMDRYGNKKAHTEIQAIKIAVPREIQVVVDRGIQLLGGAGLSQDTPLAELYAQVRGLRLADGPDEVHLSSLGRAQLRPA encoded by the coding sequence GTGCATTTCGAGTTTGACCAGACCACGCAGGAATACCTGACCCGGGTCCAGGATTTTCTGGATGCCGAGATATATCCTGCCGAGGCAGAATTGGACCGGCAGCTGGCCGAAGACCCGCAGCGCTGGGAGCGGCAACCCGTCCTTAGACAGCTGCAGGAATCGGCTCGCAGCCGAGGGCTGTGGAATCTGTTCCTGACAGGCGATGGCGGAGCGGGGCTCACCAATCTCCAGTACGCGCCTTTGGCTGAACTTTCCGGCCGCAGCCCGAAACTGGCTCCGGCCGCGATGAACTGCAACGCGCCGGACTCGGGAAATATGGAACTGCTGCGCGACTTCGGGACAGCTGAACAAAAAGAAAAATGGTTGAAGCCTCTGCTGGACGGCCGCATTCGTTCCACGTTCTGTATGACCGAACCCGAGGTCGCTTCCTCTGACGCAACGAATGTCACGACATCAATCGAGCGAGATGGTAATGAGTATGTGATCAACGGACGCAAATGGTGGAGCAGCGGGGCGATGAGCGCCGAGGCCAAGATCTTCATCCTGATGGGAAAGACGGATCCGCAGGCTGAGCGGCACCGCCAACAGAGCATGATCCTCATCCCCCGCGAAACTCCGGGTGTGAAAATAGAGCGCGCCCTGAGCGTCTTCGGTTACGACGACCGGGACCATGGCGGACATGCGGAAATATCCTTCACCAACGTACGTGTTCCGGCCGCAAACATCATTAAAGGGGAAGGCGAAGGATTTGCCATTGCCCAGGCGCGGCTGGGACCTGGCAGGATCCACCACTGCATGCGCGTGCTGGGCATGGCTGAACGGACATTGGAAATCATGACCAAAAGAGCCCGCGAACGTGAGGCATTCGGCCACCCGCTGGCAAAGCAGGGAGTGGTGCGCCAATGGGTAGCCGAATCGCGGATCACGATCGAGAGCCTGAGGCTGCTGGTGCTCAAAACCGCATGGCTGATGGACCGGTATGGCAATAAGAAAGCGCATACCGAAATCCAAGCCATCAAGATTGCTGTGCCCCGCGAGATCCAGGTGGTCGTTGACCGCGGCATCCAACTGCTAGGCGGGGCGGGGCTCTCGCAGGACACGCCGCTGGCCGAATTATACGCGCAGGTCCGCGGGCTGCGTCTGGCCGACGGGCCCGATGAGGTCCATCTGTCTTCGCTTGGCCGGGCTCAGCTCCGCCCGGCCTGA
- a CDS encoding SDR family oxidoreductase: MERRFEGKTALVTGASRGIGLAVARELVEGGARVVITARGEEKLQEAVRELDGPAVGIAGKADDAEHRAQVFDAIRSRFGTLDFLVNNVGINPVYGPMMDLDDVAARKILEVNVIGALKMAQDAVSAGLRERRGAIVNIASIAGVTSSPGIGMYGVSKAAVLSLTRQLAAELAPDVRVNAVAPAAVKTNFARALYEGREAELTDKYPLRRLGMPEDVAGPVAFLLSDAAAWITGQTLVIDGGATLVTAE; encoded by the coding sequence ATGGAACGCAGGTTTGAAGGCAAGACGGCATTGGTCACGGGTGCCAGTCGAGGCATCGGGCTGGCTGTGGCCAGGGAGCTGGTCGAGGGCGGTGCGCGGGTGGTTATCACCGCGCGTGGTGAGGAAAAGCTGCAGGAGGCAGTGCGAGAGCTCGACGGACCGGCTGTTGGGATCGCCGGCAAGGCCGATGATGCTGAGCACCGGGCACAGGTCTTTGATGCCATCCGCTCCAGGTTCGGCACGCTGGATTTTCTGGTCAACAACGTGGGCATCAATCCCGTGTACGGGCCGATGATGGACCTCGATGACGTGGCTGCCCGGAAGATCCTGGAAGTGAACGTGATCGGGGCTCTGAAAATGGCCCAGGACGCGGTTTCTGCCGGGTTGCGCGAGAGGCGGGGGGCGATTGTGAACATCGCGTCAATCGCCGGTGTGACGTCCAGCCCCGGTATTGGCATGTACGGGGTGTCCAAGGCTGCAGTACTTAGTCTGACGCGGCAGCTCGCGGCCGAATTGGCGCCGGATGTCCGGGTCAATGCCGTAGCCCCCGCCGCCGTGAAAACGAATTTCGCCCGGGCGTTGTATGAAGGCCGCGAGGCCGAGCTGACTGACAAATACCCGCTGAGGCGGCTTGGGATGCCGGAAGATGTTGCCGGACCGGTGGCGTTCCTGCTCTCCGATGCAGCAGCCTGGATTACGGGACAGACCTTGGTTATCGACGGCGGCGCAACCCTGGTAACTGCCGAGTAG
- a CDS encoding acyl-CoA dehydrogenase family protein, which produces MTTSATMQHRAEFTVLDGDFYGYEQELEPQELSALARIREYMDTVVRPEVNDHWERAEFPQHLVAGLGELGVLAFPFEETTPFRNSAVFRGFVTMELARVDAGFSTLTGVSSGLVMGTISLLGSEEQKAEWLPKLGSGEAVGAFGLTEPLSGSDAAKGLRTTARREGDKWILNGQKRWIGNATWGDVIIIWARDEADNQVKGFVVPTATPGYKATKIDGKYSQRTVQNADIELTDLSLPDRARLPGANSFRDTARILMRTRIDVAWGAVGTAIGAYETALAYAKERKQFGRPIASYQLMQDLLVKSLSNITACIGMCVRASEMLDRGVQQDHHSAMAKAFVTSRTREVVAWCRELFGGNGIDLDYDIIRYFNDAEALYSFEGTREMNTLIVGRQITGLSAFL; this is translated from the coding sequence ATGACAACGTCAGCCACTATGCAGCATCGTGCAGAATTCACCGTCTTGGATGGCGATTTTTATGGTTATGAGCAAGAGCTGGAGCCACAGGAGCTCTCGGCTTTAGCCCGCATCCGCGAATACATGGACACCGTGGTCCGTCCCGAAGTCAATGACCACTGGGAACGGGCGGAATTCCCCCAACACCTGGTTGCGGGGCTTGGAGAGCTCGGGGTCCTGGCTTTCCCGTTTGAAGAGACCACGCCCTTTAGGAACTCGGCAGTCTTCCGCGGTTTTGTGACCATGGAGCTGGCCAGGGTGGACGCAGGCTTCTCTACGCTGACCGGCGTCTCCAGCGGTCTTGTTATGGGAACCATTTCCCTGCTCGGCTCCGAAGAACAGAAGGCAGAATGGCTGCCCAAGCTGGGTTCAGGGGAGGCTGTTGGAGCGTTTGGCCTGACCGAGCCGCTCTCCGGGTCCGATGCCGCCAAGGGACTGCGAACAACTGCCCGCCGCGAGGGAGACAAATGGATCCTCAACGGGCAGAAACGCTGGATCGGCAATGCAACGTGGGGCGACGTCATCATTATCTGGGCACGTGATGAGGCAGACAACCAAGTCAAGGGCTTTGTTGTCCCGACGGCCACTCCTGGTTACAAGGCGACCAAGATCGACGGCAAGTACAGCCAGCGCACGGTTCAGAACGCCGACATTGAGCTAACGGATCTAAGCCTGCCTGACAGGGCCCGTCTGCCCGGGGCCAACTCCTTCCGCGACACCGCCCGAATTCTGATGCGGACAAGGATCGACGTGGCCTGGGGCGCAGTGGGAACGGCTATTGGCGCCTACGAGACGGCCCTGGCCTACGCCAAGGAGCGGAAGCAGTTCGGCCGGCCGATCGCCAGCTACCAGCTCATGCAGGACCTGCTCGTGAAGTCGCTGAGCAACATCACCGCCTGCATCGGCATGTGCGTACGTGCATCCGAAATGCTGGACCGGGGCGTCCAGCAGGACCACCACTCGGCCATGGCCAAAGCCTTTGTTACGAGTAGGACGAGGGAAGTCGTCGCCTGGTGCCGAGAACTCTTTGGTGGCAACGGCATCGATCTGGACTATGACATCATTCGCTACTTCAACGATGCGGAGGCACTCTACTCCTTCGAGGGCACCCGGGAGATGAATACGCTGATTGTCGGGCGGCAGATCACCGGTTTGTCTGCTTTTCTCTAG
- a CDS encoding acetyl-CoA C-acetyltransferase — protein MNDNDAVIVATARTPIGRARKGSLVDMRPDDLSVQAFKSALDKAPGLELAEVEDLYLGCAEPHDEHGQNIARRVAVLLGGDGLPGSTVNRFCASSLQATRMAFHAIKAGEGNAYLVGGVECVSRYGDIGMSEHPGFARAAAQAKETAESGRPWQDPRSSSRLPDIYLQMGYTAEFVARQTGTSRKDQDEYAALSQRRAQTAISSGFFARETVPVVLPDGRVVDKDDSPRAGTTVEGLSQLNPSFVQDGTVTAGNACPLNDGASAAVVMSASRARELGLASLARIVSSGVSALSPEIMGLGPVDASEMALRRAGLGIGDMDIVELNEAFAAQVVPSARKLGIDFEKLNPHGGAIALGHPFGSTGVRMLTTLINGLETKDGEFGLATMCVGGGQGMAMVIERL, from the coding sequence ATGAACGACAACGACGCCGTGATCGTAGCTACGGCCCGGACCCCCATTGGCCGCGCTCGTAAAGGTTCCCTCGTGGACATGCGCCCCGATGATTTATCCGTACAGGCGTTCAAGAGCGCACTGGATAAGGCGCCGGGACTGGAACTGGCAGAGGTCGAGGACCTCTACCTGGGGTGCGCAGAACCCCACGATGAGCACGGTCAGAACATCGCCCGCCGCGTCGCGGTGCTGCTGGGTGGGGACGGACTGCCAGGTTCTACCGTCAACCGGTTCTGTGCGTCTTCCCTGCAGGCGACGCGCATGGCCTTTCATGCGATCAAAGCCGGCGAAGGGAATGCCTATCTGGTGGGCGGCGTTGAGTGCGTTTCACGCTACGGTGACATAGGCATGAGCGAGCATCCAGGCTTCGCGAGGGCAGCAGCGCAGGCGAAGGAAACCGCCGAATCAGGGCGGCCGTGGCAGGACCCGCGAAGCTCAAGCCGCTTGCCCGACATCTACCTGCAGATGGGCTACACGGCCGAATTCGTCGCCCGGCAGACGGGCACCAGCCGCAAGGACCAGGACGAATACGCGGCCCTGTCCCAGCGGCGCGCCCAGACGGCCATTTCCTCGGGCTTCTTCGCACGCGAAACTGTCCCCGTGGTATTGCCGGATGGCAGGGTCGTGGACAAGGACGATTCGCCGCGTGCCGGGACGACTGTTGAGGGTCTTTCCCAACTCAACCCGTCTTTCGTGCAGGACGGTACCGTCACTGCCGGTAATGCCTGCCCACTGAACGACGGGGCATCTGCTGCTGTGGTGATGTCCGCGTCCAGGGCAAGGGAACTGGGTCTGGCGTCGCTCGCCCGTATTGTCTCCAGCGGTGTTTCCGCTCTTTCTCCGGAAATCATGGGACTTGGACCGGTGGACGCTTCGGAAATGGCGTTGCGTCGCGCAGGACTGGGCATCGGCGACATGGACATTGTCGAGCTCAACGAGGCTTTTGCCGCGCAAGTGGTTCCCTCTGCACGGAAACTTGGCATCGACTTCGAAAAACTTAACCCGCACGGCGGGGCAATCGCGCTGGGCCACCCGTTCGGATCAACGGGGGTCCGCATGCTCACCACACTGATCAACGGACTTGAGACCAAGGACGGCGAGTTCGGCCTCGCCACGATGTGCGTCGGCGGCGGGCAGGGCATGGCCATGGTCATCGAACGCCTCTGA
- a CDS encoding 3-hydroxyacyl-CoA dehydrogenase family protein, with amino-acid sequence MGAGIAQIAVQAGMTVRLYDTDSAAVARGRDQISRGLERLVAKDRLGRNELDAAMDRVLPTDDLSQVARADAVIEAVIERLEVKQEVFSTLSAEANDSTLLATNTSAISISEIAGPATRPQQIIGMHFFSPVPVMALCEIIRGYQTSDKTLEAALGLAADLGKQSIVVNRDDAGFVTSRLMTVLMHEAVRLVEQGLASPEDVDRACELGFGHRMGPLATADLTGVDVAYRAGRAIFEGTGDPTFRSPQLLRRMVASGHLGRKSGRGFYKYEGTK; translated from the coding sequence ATGGGTGCCGGCATTGCCCAAATTGCCGTTCAGGCGGGCATGACCGTCCGTCTGTACGACACGGACTCCGCAGCCGTTGCACGCGGTCGGGACCAGATTTCCAGGGGACTGGAGCGGCTGGTCGCCAAAGACCGGCTTGGGCGGAACGAGCTGGACGCGGCCATGGATCGCGTCTTGCCCACAGATGATCTCTCCCAAGTGGCACGGGCGGATGCTGTCATTGAAGCGGTCATTGAACGGCTTGAGGTCAAGCAAGAAGTCTTCTCCACGCTGTCCGCCGAGGCCAACGATTCGACCCTCCTGGCCACCAACACGAGCGCCATTTCCATCTCCGAAATTGCCGGACCGGCCACCCGCCCCCAACAAATCATCGGCATGCATTTCTTTTCACCGGTTCCAGTTATGGCCCTGTGTGAGATCATCCGGGGCTACCAGACAAGCGACAAGACCTTGGAGGCCGCGCTCGGCCTCGCCGCCGATCTGGGTAAGCAAAGCATCGTCGTGAACCGGGACGACGCCGGATTCGTCACCTCACGGCTGATGACCGTGCTCATGCACGAAGCTGTGCGTCTGGTCGAACAAGGTCTTGCCAGTCCTGAAGACGTAGACCGGGCCTGCGAACTAGGTTTCGGCCACAGGATGGGCCCCTTAGCCACTGCCGATCTCACGGGCGTGGATGTAGCCTACCGCGCTGGCAGGGCGATCTTCGAGGGCACCGGGGACCCGACGTTTCGCTCCCCCCAACTGCTGCGGCGCATGGTGGCATCCGGCCATCTGGGCCGTAAGTCCGGCCGCGGCTTTTACAAGTATGAGGGCACCAAATGA